Proteins from a genomic interval of Kitasatospora herbaricolor:
- a CDS encoding LamB/YcsF family protein, with protein MADTVIDLNADLGEGFGRWTLTDDEALLSVVTSANVACGFHAGDPSTMRRVCALAAERGVRIGAQVSYRDLAGFGRRAMDVPPEELADEIAYQIGALQVFARAAGSRVSYVKPHGALYNRVVADSEQAEAVVAGILRAGAVCDGPLPVLGLPGSRLLAVAEGVGLPVVAEAFADRAYTWAGTLVPRRDPDAVVHDPEAVISRAVGMARDGLVTAIGGEPVAIEARSLCVHGDTPGAAQLAWRVRGALASAGIRVEAFS; from the coding sequence GTGGCCGATACGGTGATCGATCTCAATGCGGACCTCGGAGAGGGCTTCGGTCGCTGGACACTGACCGACGACGAGGCCCTGCTGTCGGTGGTGACCAGTGCCAACGTCGCCTGCGGGTTCCACGCCGGGGACCCGTCGACGATGCGCCGGGTCTGCGCGCTGGCCGCCGAACGCGGCGTCCGGATCGGCGCCCAGGTCTCCTACCGCGACCTGGCCGGATTCGGCCGCCGGGCGATGGACGTCCCGCCGGAGGAGCTGGCCGACGAGATCGCCTACCAGATCGGCGCCCTGCAGGTGTTCGCCCGGGCGGCCGGTTCGCGGGTCTCGTACGTGAAGCCGCACGGCGCCCTCTACAACCGGGTGGTCGCCGACTCGGAGCAGGCCGAGGCCGTCGTGGCCGGCATCCTGCGGGCCGGGGCGGTGTGCGACGGCCCGCTGCCGGTGCTCGGCCTGCCCGGCTCCCGGCTGCTCGCCGTGGCGGAGGGCGTCGGACTGCCGGTCGTCGCCGAGGCCTTCGCCGACCGCGCCTACACCTGGGCCGGCACGCTCGTCCCCCGCCGGGACCCGGACGCCGTGGTGCACGACCCGGAGGCGGTGATCTCCCGCGCGGTCGGCATGGCCCGCGACGGCCTGGTCACCGCCATCGGCGGCGAGCCGGTCGCGATCGAGGCCCGTTCGCTGTGCGTGCACGGTGACACCCCCGGCGCCGCACAACTCGCCTGGCGGGTACGGGGAGCGCTGGCCTCGGCCGGCATCCGGGTCGAGGCGTTCAGCTGA
- the pxpB gene encoding 5-oxoprolinase subunit PxpB has protein sequence MLAEVADTAQAGALYAWLSGLREAGELPAVAEIVPAARTVLLDGAEDVRALTALLATWRPAGGSGPEGPLVEVPTVYDGADLAEVAELWGVSPEAAVRIHTEPRYRVAFCGFAPGFGYLTGLPERYGVPRRATPRTSVPAGSVALAGPWTGVYPRSSPGGWQLLGRTGLTLWDTARDPAALLAPGVRVRFTAVRPG, from the coding sequence CTGCTCGCCGAGGTCGCCGACACGGCGCAGGCCGGTGCGCTGTACGCCTGGCTGTCCGGGCTGCGCGAGGCCGGGGAACTGCCGGCGGTGGCCGAGATCGTGCCGGCCGCCCGGACCGTCCTGCTGGACGGCGCCGAGGACGTCCGGGCGCTGACCGCCCTGCTGGCGACCTGGCGGCCGGCCGGCGGGTCCGGCCCCGAGGGCCCGCTGGTGGAGGTCCCGACCGTCTACGACGGCGCCGACCTGGCCGAGGTGGCGGAGCTCTGGGGCGTCTCCCCCGAGGCGGCCGTCCGGATCCACACCGAACCGCGGTACCGGGTGGCGTTCTGCGGTTTCGCCCCCGGCTTCGGCTACCTGACCGGCCTGCCCGAACGGTACGGGGTGCCCCGCCGGGCCACCCCGCGCACCTCCGTGCCGGCCGGGTCGGTGGCCCTGGCCGGCCCCTGGACGGGGGTGTACCCGCGGTCCTCCCCCGGCGGCTGGCAGCTGCTCGGCCGGACCGGACTGACGCTCTGGGACACCGCACGCGACCCGGCCGCCCTGCTGGCGCCGGGCGTCCGGGTGCGGTTCACCGCGGTGCGGCCCGGATGA
- a CDS encoding biotin-dependent carboxyltransferase family protein yields MSALAVVRPGPLTTVQDLGRRGVAHLGVPRAGALDEPALRAANRLTGNDPDTAGLETTVGGVALRALGPLLLAVTGAPAPVRVDGRPAAWGAALAVPDGALVEVGAATHGVRSYLAVAGGIAVPPVLGSRSADLLSGLGPPPLAAGTVLPVGPPPAPRPRPELVPLPAPPTELVLRLHLGPRADWFEPGAVARLAGDRYRVAAASNRIALRTEGPPVDRARSGELPSEGMVLGAVQVPPDGRPVVFLADHPTTGGYPVVGVVPPADLAAAAQARPGTPLRFVLLRG; encoded by the coding sequence ATGAGCGCGCTGGCGGTGGTCCGCCCCGGGCCGCTGACGACGGTTCAGGACCTCGGGCGGCGCGGCGTCGCCCACCTCGGGGTCCCCCGGGCCGGCGCCTTGGACGAGCCAGCCCTGCGGGCGGCCAACCGGCTGACCGGCAACGACCCGGACACGGCAGGACTGGAGACGACCGTCGGCGGGGTCGCCCTGCGGGCGCTCGGGCCCCTCCTGCTCGCGGTCACCGGCGCCCCCGCGCCGGTACGGGTGGACGGGCGGCCCGCCGCCTGGGGCGCCGCACTCGCCGTCCCGGACGGCGCGCTGGTCGAGGTGGGCGCGGCCACCCACGGGGTCCGCAGCTACCTGGCCGTCGCGGGCGGGATCGCCGTGCCGCCGGTGCTCGGCAGCCGTTCGGCCGACCTGCTGTCCGGCCTCGGCCCGCCGCCGCTGGCCGCCGGCACCGTCCTGCCCGTCGGGCCGCCGCCGGCCCCGCGGCCGCGCCCCGAGCTGGTCCCGCTGCCCGCGCCCCCTACCGAGCTGGTGCTGCGCCTGCACCTCGGCCCCCGGGCCGACTGGTTCGAGCCGGGGGCGGTGGCCCGGCTCGCCGGCGACCGGTACCGGGTGGCCGCCGCCAGCAACCGGATCGCCCTGCGCACCGAGGGCCCGCCGGTCGACCGGGCGCGCAGCGGTGAACTCCCCAGCGAGGGCATGGTGCTGGGCGCGGTCCAAGTCCCCCCGGACGGCCGGCCGGTGGTCTTCCTGGCCGACCACCCCACCACCGGCGGCTACCCCGTGGTCGGCGTGGTGCCGCCCGCCGACCTGGCCGCGGCCGCCCAGGCCCGGCCGGGCACGCCGCTGCGCTTCGTGCTGCTGCGCGGCTGA
- a CDS encoding alpha/beta fold hydrolase — protein sequence MRHTPVTPSGDRLRWVELPGAEPARVYIHGLGASSPAYFAAAAAHPVLSGRRSLLADLLGFGLSDRPTDFPYTMEAHADALAVALRAAGVAGAEVIGHSMGGTVAVHLAARHPDLVSALVLVDANLDPATPSRRSGSSGIATFTEEEFLNGGRREVRESVSPFWWATMRLAGPEALHRSAVHLARGGVRELLLDLRVPRTFLHPAPDGEPAGAARLRGAGVRVTAVPDCGHNIMIDNPEGFVRAVAGSLAP from the coding sequence ATGCGGCACACCCCTGTGACCCCGAGCGGCGACCGGCTGCGGTGGGTGGAGCTCCCCGGCGCCGAACCGGCCCGGGTGTACATCCACGGCCTCGGCGCCAGTTCGCCGGCCTACTTCGCGGCCGCCGCCGCCCATCCGGTGCTGTCCGGCCGCCGCTCCCTGCTGGCCGACCTGCTCGGATTCGGCCTCAGCGACCGCCCCACCGACTTCCCGTACACCATGGAGGCGCACGCGGACGCCCTGGCGGTCGCCCTGCGCGCCGCCGGCGTGGCCGGTGCCGAAGTGATCGGCCACAGCATGGGCGGCACCGTCGCCGTGCACCTCGCCGCCCGCCACCCGGACCTGGTCTCCGCCCTCGTCCTGGTGGACGCCAACCTCGACCCCGCCACCCCGTCCCGCCGGTCCGGCAGCAGCGGCATCGCCACCTTCACCGAGGAGGAGTTCCTGAACGGCGGCCGGCGCGAGGTGCGGGAGTCGGTGAGCCCGTTCTGGTGGGCCACGATGCGGCTCGCCGGCCCCGAGGCGCTGCACCGCAGCGCCGTCCACCTGGCCCGGGGCGGCGTGCGCGAGCTGCTGCTGGACCTGCGGGTCCCACGGACCTTCCTGCACCCGGCCCCGGACGGTGAACCGGCCGGCGCCGCGCGGCTGCGCGGCGCCGGCGTGCGGGTGACCGCGGTGCCGGACTGCGGGCACAACATCATGATCGACAACCCCGAGGGATTCGTCCGGGCGGTCGCCGGGTCGCTCGCCCCCTGA
- a CDS encoding PadR family transcriptional regulator, producing MLKLAILGLLHERPLHGYELRRHLTALTGHVRPISDGTLYPAIKRLEADGLLVRETEPGATAAPRHTLHLTEEGRAALTDRLRTPEDLDISDENRWFTVLAFLRHLDAPAEQAAVLRRRLAFLQQPASFFYDGERPLGAEEFEDPFRRGVLLIARATTQAELTWLAATLAELDDRAEDPRPEV from the coding sequence ATGCTGAAGCTCGCCATCCTCGGACTCCTCCACGAGCGGCCGCTGCACGGCTACGAGCTGCGGCGCCATCTCACCGCGCTCACCGGCCACGTCCGGCCGATCAGCGACGGCACGCTCTACCCCGCGATCAAGCGCCTGGAGGCCGACGGGCTGCTCGTCCGCGAGACCGAGCCGGGCGCCACCGCCGCACCGCGCCACACCCTGCACCTCACCGAGGAGGGCCGGGCGGCCCTGACGGACCGCCTGCGCACCCCCGAGGACCTCGACATCAGCGACGAGAACCGCTGGTTCACCGTGCTGGCCTTCCTGCGCCACCTCGACGCACCCGCCGAGCAGGCCGCCGTGCTGCGCCGCCGGCTGGCCTTCCTCCAGCAGCCCGCCAGCTTCTTCTACGACGGCGAACGCCCGCTCGGCGCGGAGGAGTTCGAGGACCCGTTCCGGCGCGGCGTGCTCCTGATCGCCCGCGCCACCACCCAGGCCGAACTCACCTGGCTGGCCGCCACCCTCGCCGAACTGGACGACCGGGCCGAGGACCCGCGGCCGGAGGTCTGA
- a CDS encoding MarR family winged helix-turn-helix transcriptional regulator yields the protein MDEVDVIVEQWRTERPDLDLSAVGTAGRIGRLALLAGRAVDDVFKQHGLQRGEFDVLAALRRSGAPYVLTPSVLAAALMLSRAGMTSRLDRLESAGLVERRLDPGDRRSFRIALTEAGRAAVDAAMTDHAANEARLLSPLTGAERAALDAMLRKLLDGLGPAGS from the coding sequence ATGGACGAGGTCGACGTGATCGTGGAGCAGTGGCGGACCGAGCGGCCCGACCTGGACCTGTCGGCGGTCGGCACCGCCGGCCGGATCGGACGCCTGGCCCTGCTGGCGGGGCGCGCGGTCGACGACGTGTTCAAGCAGCACGGGCTGCAACGCGGGGAGTTCGACGTGCTGGCCGCGCTGCGCCGCTCCGGGGCGCCGTACGTGCTGACCCCGTCCGTGCTGGCGGCGGCGCTGATGCTGTCGCGTGCGGGGATGACCAGCCGTCTCGACCGGCTGGAGTCGGCGGGGCTGGTGGAGCGCCGGCTCGATCCGGGGGACCGCCGCAGCTTCCGGATCGCCCTCACCGAGGCCGGCCGGGCCGCCGTCGACGCGGCGATGACCGACCACGCCGCCAACGAGGCGCGGCTGCTGTCCCCGCTCACCGGCGCCGAACGGGCCGCCCTCGACGCCATGCTGCGCAAGCTGCTGGACGGCCTGGGGCCCGCCGGGTCGTGA
- a CDS encoding cupin domain-containing protein: MSLIGHEAVLVRSEEAETLDLGGTTARLLADAGATGGALSTLRVTLARGADGASPHYHGGSSELFYVTDGELQVLAGEEVVTARAGDLLVVPPELPHAFAAPSSSGADLLIVITPGVERFEYFRILERLRRGEATLEELLATQDRFDNHFLDSPTWRAARGAGEA; this comes from the coding sequence ATGTCGCTGATCGGGCACGAGGCCGTACTGGTGCGGAGCGAGGAGGCCGAGACCCTCGACCTCGGCGGGACGACCGCACGACTGCTGGCCGACGCCGGCGCCACCGGCGGCGCCCTGAGCACCCTGCGGGTCACGCTCGCCCGCGGGGCCGACGGCGCCTCACCGCACTACCACGGCGGATCCTCCGAGCTGTTCTACGTGACCGACGGCGAACTCCAGGTGCTGGCCGGGGAGGAGGTCGTCACCGCCCGGGCCGGCGACCTGCTGGTGGTGCCGCCCGAGCTGCCGCACGCCTTCGCCGCCCCGTCGTCCTCGGGGGCCGACCTGCTGATCGTGATCACACCCGGCGTGGAGCGCTTCGAGTACTTCCGCATCCTCGAACGCCTGCGCCGGGGCGAGGCCACCCTGGAGGAGCTGCTCGCGACCCAGGACCGCTTCGACAACCACTTCCTGGACTCCCCGACCTGGCGCGCGGCCCGCGGGGCGGGCGAGGCCTAG
- a CDS encoding DUF4396 domain-containing protein yields the protein MADPAQHAAGTQGADGTRHAHGDGGDHGGHGSHGGHDAHGAHVHHRGHAGRAGHGPAGDAGWRTAVQATLHCLTGCAIGEVLGMILGTALGLPGGATVVLSIALAFGFGYALTMRGVLKAGLPVRRAVKVALAADTVSILVMELIDNTVMVTVPGAMDAGLGNALFWAALAGSLALAFVLTVPVNRWMIARGRGHAVVHAHHQH from the coding sequence ATGGCAGACCCCGCGCAGCACGCAGCAGGCACCCAGGGTGCCGACGGAACCCGCCACGCCCACGGCGACGGTGGCGATCACGGCGGCCACGGCAGTCACGGCGGCCACGACGCCCACGGGGCTCACGTCCACCACCGGGGGCATGCCGGTCGCGCCGGCCACGGCCCGGCCGGGGACGCCGGCTGGCGGACGGCCGTGCAGGCCACCCTGCACTGCCTCACCGGCTGCGCGATCGGCGAGGTGCTCGGCATGATCCTGGGTACGGCCCTCGGCCTGCCGGGCGGAGCCACCGTGGTCCTGTCGATCGCGCTGGCCTTCGGCTTCGGCTACGCGCTCACCATGCGCGGAGTGCTGAAGGCCGGCCTGCCCGTGCGCCGGGCCGTCAAGGTCGCGCTGGCCGCCGACACCGTGTCGATCCTGGTGATGGAACTGATCGACAACACCGTGATGGTCACCGTCCCCGGCGCGATGGACGCCGGTCTCGGCAACGCGCTGTTCTGGGCCGCGCTGGCCGGCTCGCTGGCGCTCGCTTTCGTGCTGACCGTCCCGGTGAACCGCTGGATGATCGCCCGCGGTCGCGGCCACGCCGTGGTGCACGCCCATCACCAGCACTGA
- a CDS encoding class I SAM-dependent methyltransferase has protein sequence MSEERRKGYQGTGPGAITPDGCAVEVWERLPVGDEPEVIARAAPAGASILELGCGAGRVTHPLVGRGFEVTAVDESAEMLARVRGARTVRSPIERLDLGERFDVVLLGSFLVHAGDPEVRRGLLRCCLRHVAPDGAVLIQREGADWHSRLPRERRIGDGLSRVVSAEPAGPGVNAVHVEYVFPDARWTQTFLSRPLTPEAFELALTECGLRVDDYLTEDGTWARAVPLR, from the coding sequence ATGAGCGAAGAGCGACGCAAGGGCTACCAGGGGACCGGGCCCGGGGCGATCACGCCGGACGGCTGCGCGGTGGAGGTCTGGGAGCGGCTCCCGGTGGGGGACGAGCCGGAGGTGATCGCCCGGGCCGCGCCGGCCGGGGCGAGCATCCTGGAGCTGGGCTGCGGGGCGGGCCGGGTGACGCACCCGCTGGTCGGCCGCGGTTTCGAGGTCACGGCCGTGGACGAGTCGGCCGAGATGCTGGCGCGGGTCCGCGGCGCCCGGACGGTCCGCAGCCCGATCGAACGGCTGGACCTCGGCGAGCGCTTCGACGTGGTGCTGCTCGGCTCCTTCCTGGTGCACGCGGGCGATCCGGAGGTACGCCGGGGCCTGCTGCGGTGCTGCCTGCGCCACGTCGCCCCGGACGGTGCCGTCCTGATCCAGCGCGAGGGCGCGGACTGGCACAGCAGGCTGCCCCGCGAGCGCAGGATCGGCGACGGACTCTCCCGGGTGGTGTCCGCGGAGCCGGCCGGCCCCGGGGTGAACGCCGTCCACGTCGAGTACGTCTTCCCGGACGCCCGGTGGACCCAGACCTTCCTCTCCCGGCCGCTCACGCCCGAGGCCTTCGAGCTGGCGCTCACCGAGTGCGGGCTGCGGGTGGACGACTACCTGACGGAGGACGGGACCTGGGCCCGGGCGGTGCCGCTGCGCTGA
- a CDS encoding undecaprenyl-diphosphate phosphatase, translated as MDWFHGAVLGLIQGLTEFLPVSSSAHLRVFSALFGWDDPGAAFTAVTQLGTESAVLIYFRRDIASIVKTWTLSLFRPALRSHQDARMGWFVIIGTLPIGILGATFQHTIENSLRDLRVIGTTLIVFGVILAVADRTRAVRHARPISDLTLPHAIGYGFAQALALIPGVSRSGGTISAGLLLGYSREAAARYSFLLAIPAVLASGLLEVFKIGEGPAPAWGPTILATLIAFAVGYAAVAWFLKYISSHSFTPFVVYRILLGVLIIGLVTFGVLEPDAGVVAAK; from the coding sequence ATCGACTGGTTCCACGGGGCCGTGCTCGGCCTGATCCAAGGGCTGACCGAGTTCCTGCCGGTCTCCTCCAGCGCCCACCTCCGGGTGTTCTCCGCCCTGTTCGGCTGGGACGACCCCGGAGCCGCGTTCACCGCGGTGACCCAGCTCGGCACCGAGTCCGCCGTGCTGATCTACTTCCGCCGCGACATCGCCTCGATCGTGAAGACCTGGACGCTCTCCCTGTTCCGTCCCGCACTGCGCTCGCACCAGGACGCGCGGATGGGCTGGTTCGTGATCATCGGCACGCTGCCGATCGGCATCCTCGGCGCGACCTTCCAGCACACCATCGAGAACTCACTGCGCGACCTCCGGGTGATCGGCACCACGCTGATCGTCTTCGGCGTCATCCTGGCCGTCGCCGACCGCACCCGGGCCGTCCGGCACGCCAGGCCGATCAGCGACCTGACCCTGCCGCACGCGATCGGCTACGGCTTCGCCCAGGCGCTCGCCCTGATCCCCGGGGTCTCCCGCTCCGGCGGCACCATCAGCGCGGGCCTGCTGCTCGGCTACAGCCGGGAGGCGGCGGCCAGGTACTCCTTCCTGCTGGCCATCCCGGCGGTGCTGGCCTCCGGCCTGCTGGAGGTGTTCAAGATCGGCGAGGGTCCGGCGCCCGCCTGGGGCCCGACCATCCTGGCCACCCTGATCGCCTTCGCGGTCGGCTACGCGGCGGTCGCCTGGTTCCTGAAGTACATCTCCTCGCACAGCTTCACGCCGTTCGTGGTGTACCGGATCCTGCTCGGCGTCCTGATCATCGGCCTGGTCACCTTCGGCGTGCTCGAACCCGACGC